In the Elioraea tepida genome, one interval contains:
- a CDS encoding type II toxin-antitoxin system VapC family toxin: protein MIVDTSALLAILLGEEEAARFASAILDAPSAGISVANVLETAIVLERRGNALARSRLDPLVADLGLAFLPVTVAQMHRARAAFTRFGKGRHPAGLNFGDCFAYALAEETGEPLLFKGEDFARTDIARAL, encoded by the coding sequence GTGATCGTCGACACCTCCGCCCTGCTCGCCATCCTTCTGGGCGAGGAGGAGGCCGCGCGCTTCGCCTCCGCCATCCTCGACGCCCCGAGCGCCGGAATCTCGGTCGCGAACGTCCTCGAGACGGCGATCGTTCTGGAGCGGCGCGGCAACGCGCTGGCGCGCAGCCGGCTCGATCCGCTGGTTGCCGATCTCGGCCTCGCCTTCCTGCCCGTCACCGTCGCCCAGATGCACCGCGCCCGCGCCGCCTTCACTCGGTTCGGCAAGGGCCGCCATCCCGCCGGCCTCAACTTCGGCGACTGCTTCGCCTATGCGCTCGCCGAGGAGACGGGCGAGCCGCTCCTGTTCAAGGGCGAGGACTTCGCGCGGACGGACATCGCCCGCGCGCTCTAG
- the glyS gene encoding glycine--tRNA ligase subunit beta gives MPDLLLELFSEEIPARMQAEAAASLAKGVAEALAPLNARNLRPFWGPRRIGLAATLDAATEARRVTERGPRVTAPEAALAGFLRKHGATREALREEGGYWVLETATEAVPAEVLVADALPGVIRRLPWPKSMRWGNGSMFAWVRPLRRILCTLDGAPCPFALAQTGDDAHGLVASTLTEGHRFHAPGPVSVGGVDDYVAQLRAHRVIVDAAERRSVIAQGIAALAASVGCTVADDPALLDEVTGLVEWPVPLLGRIDQAFMDLPARVRQVTMRANQRYFTLLEADGSAAPWFVVVANIEAADGGAAIVAGNERVLRARLADARFFWDQDRKQRLDSRLPKLEAVTFHARLGTQGARVLRLMRLAGVVAPLVGAEVATAERAALLAKADLVTGMVGEFPELQGYMGARYAAHDGEDEAVARAIEEHYAPLGQGDSVPTHPVSVTVALADRLDTLAGFFAIGEKPTGSGDPFALRRAALGLIRLVRENGLRLDLRALVAEAVRGVAGALGLGAADQARVVEEVFAFLVERLRVQLRAEGRRHDVVAATLAQAAAEGDLVRLLARADALAALLGTEDGQNLLTAYKRASNILRIEERKDGRSHAGPPDPALLRAPQEIALAEALDAAEPEIEARLAAEDFAGAMASMGRLRAPVDAFFDAVTVNATETDLRANRLRLLARIRSVTARVADFSLLEG, from the coding sequence ATGCCCGACCTCCTGCTCGAACTCTTCTCCGAGGAGATCCCGGCGCGGATGCAGGCAGAGGCCGCGGCGTCGCTCGCGAAGGGTGTCGCCGAGGCGCTCGCGCCGCTCAACGCCCGCAACCTACGCCCGTTCTGGGGCCCCCGCCGGATCGGGCTCGCGGCCACCCTCGACGCTGCGACCGAAGCACGCCGGGTGACGGAGCGTGGCCCGCGCGTCACCGCCCCCGAGGCCGCGCTCGCCGGTTTCCTGCGCAAGCACGGTGCGACGCGCGAGGCGCTGCGCGAGGAGGGAGGCTACTGGGTGCTTGAGACGGCGACGGAGGCGGTCCCCGCCGAGGTCCTCGTCGCGGACGCGCTGCCGGGCGTGATCCGTCGCCTCCCTTGGCCGAAGTCGATGCGCTGGGGCAACGGCAGCATGTTCGCCTGGGTGCGGCCGCTCAGGCGCATCCTCTGCACGCTCGACGGCGCCCCGTGCCCCTTCGCGCTCGCCCAAACCGGCGACGACGCGCACGGCCTCGTCGCCTCCACCCTGACCGAGGGCCATCGCTTCCACGCGCCCGGGCCTGTCAGCGTCGGCGGGGTCGACGACTATGTCGCGCAACTCCGCGCCCATCGCGTGATCGTCGATGCCGCGGAACGGCGTTCGGTGATCGCCCAAGGGATCGCGGCTCTCGCGGCGTCGGTCGGCTGCACCGTCGCCGACGACCCCGCCCTGCTCGACGAGGTGACGGGCCTCGTCGAGTGGCCGGTGCCGCTGCTCGGCCGGATCGATCAGGCGTTCATGGACCTTCCCGCCCGCGTGCGCCAGGTGACCATGCGGGCGAACCAGAGATATTTCACCCTGCTCGAGGCCGACGGCTCGGCCGCCCCCTGGTTCGTCGTGGTCGCCAACATCGAGGCAGCCGATGGCGGGGCGGCGATCGTCGCCGGCAACGAGCGCGTGCTTCGGGCGCGGCTTGCTGATGCGCGCTTCTTCTGGGACCAGGACCGCAAGCAGAGGCTCGACAGCCGGCTGCCGAAGCTCGAGGCGGTGACGTTCCACGCCCGCCTCGGCACGCAAGGCGCGCGGGTGCTCAGGCTCATGCGGCTTGCGGGCGTGGTCGCGCCGCTCGTAGGGGCGGAGGTCGCCACCGCCGAGCGGGCAGCGCTTCTCGCCAAGGCCGATCTCGTCACCGGAATGGTCGGCGAGTTCCCCGAGCTCCAGGGCTACATGGGCGCGCGCTACGCCGCCCATGACGGCGAGGACGAGGCGGTCGCGCGCGCGATCGAGGAGCATTACGCGCCGCTCGGGCAGGGGGATTCGGTTCCCACCCACCCCGTCAGCGTCACCGTCGCGCTTGCGGATCGTCTCGACACGCTCGCCGGCTTCTTCGCGATCGGCGAGAAGCCGACCGGCTCGGGCGACCCGTTCGCGCTGCGCCGCGCCGCTCTCGGCCTCATCCGGCTTGTGCGGGAAAACGGGCTCAGGCTCGATCTGCGCGCTCTGGTCGCGGAAGCTGTGCGGGGTGTTGCAGGCGCGCTCGGCCTCGGGGCGGCTGATCAGGCCCGGGTCGTGGAAGAAGTCTTTGCCTTCCTCGTCGAGCGGCTGCGGGTGCAGCTCCGCGCCGAGGGGAGACGGCACGATGTGGTGGCGGCGACTCTCGCCCAGGCCGCCGCGGAAGGCGATCTCGTGCGCCTGCTCGCACGCGCCGACGCGCTCGCCGCCCTGCTCGGCACGGAGGACGGCCAGAACCTGCTCACCGCCTACAAGCGCGCGAGCAATATCCTTCGGATCGAGGAGCGGAAGGACGGCCGGAGCCATGCCGGGCCGCCCGACCCCGCCCTTCTGCGCGCGCCTCAGGAAATCGCTCTCGCCGAAGCGCTCGATGCCGCCGAGCCGGAGATCGAGGCGCGCCTTGCGGCCGAGGACTTCGCCGGGGCGATGGCGTCGATGGGGCGGCTGCGCGCGCCCGTTGATGCCTTCTTCGACGCGGTGACCGTCAACGCGACGGAAACCGATCTCCGTGCTAATCGGTTGCGGCTGCTCGCGCGCATCCGGTCGGTCACCGCCCGGGTCGCCGACTTCTCGCTGCTCGAAGGGTGA
- a CDS encoding DUF2076 domain-containing protein, translating to MTNEERDLITNFVTRTVQAGGETIDPEADALLKELFEKHPEARYRITQLAFFQEHALAEARNRIAELEHQANQPKGLFGGLFGAGQSVPPAPVHAPGYRPGLFDQGRPGFLGTAASTAIGVMGGILLGSALASMLGLGGAAQAAEPPTELPEPSGFDSAVFDEDELL from the coding sequence ATGACGAACGAGGAACGCGATCTGATCACGAACTTCGTCACCCGCACGGTGCAGGCCGGCGGCGAGACCATCGACCCCGAAGCCGATGCGCTGCTCAAGGAGCTGTTCGAGAAGCACCCGGAGGCGCGTTACCGGATCACGCAGCTTGCCTTCTTCCAGGAGCACGCGCTTGCCGAGGCGCGGAACCGGATCGCCGAGCTCGAGCACCAGGCGAACCAGCCGAAGGGGCTGTTCGGCGGCCTGTTCGGCGCCGGCCAGAGCGTGCCGCCGGCGCCTGTGCATGCTCCGGGCTACCGGCCTGGGCTGTTCGACCAGGGCCGCCCCGGCTTCCTCGGCACGGCCGCGAGCACCGCCATAGGCGTGATGGGTGGAATCCTGCTCGGCAGCGCTCTTGCCTCGATGCTCGGGCTCGGCGGGGCCGCCCAGGCGGCGGAGCCGCCCACCGAACTGCCGGAGCCCTCGGGCTTCGACAGTGCCGTGTTCGACGAGGACGAGCTTCTCTGA
- a CDS encoding type II toxin-antitoxin system VapB family antitoxin, whose amino-acid sequence MTGCIASTIEGWYSTDAMARQLNIKSEEAYRLASELAALKGESLTQAVTAALRERLARERQRATREERLARILEHAAVVRANVAPGTSSESDKDLYNEDGLPT is encoded by the coding sequence ATGACCGGCTGCATCGCTTCTACCATTGAAGGGTGGTATTCTACCGACGCGATGGCACGGCAGCTCAACATCAAGTCCGAGGAGGCCTATCGCCTCGCTTCGGAGCTCGCTGCGCTGAAGGGGGAGAGCCTGACGCAGGCAGTGACGGCGGCGCTGCGCGAGCGGCTTGCGCGGGAGAGACAGAGGGCGACACGCGAAGAGCGGCTCGCGCGGATCCTCGAGCACGCAGCGGTGGTGCGGGCGAATGTCGCTCCGGGGACGAGCTCCGAGAGCGACAAGGACCTCTACAACGAGGACGGGCTTCCGACGTGA
- a CDS encoding S49 family peptidase, with amino-acid sequence MAGLSLPGLLTRSPVVGVIRLAGLISPPGGLRTGALSLETMAEPIARAFEVRRLAEVALAINSPGGSPVQSSLIAQRIRALAEEKKVRVTSFVQDVGASGGYWLACAGDEILCDESSILGSIGVVSAGFGFARALARIGVERRVYTAGARKMLLDPFGPEREEEVARLRAVQADIHESFKAWVRSRRGDRLRASEEELFSGEFWTGRRAVALGLADGIGELRATMRERHGEKVRFAVFGAPRRPFWTRLFPGSDSLAQAAADIIAERAAFARYGL; translated from the coding sequence ATGGCAGGGCTCTCTCTTCCCGGGCTTCTCACCCGCTCGCCCGTCGTCGGCGTGATCCGGCTTGCCGGGCTGATCTCCCCGCCGGGGGGCTTACGCACCGGCGCGCTCTCGCTCGAAACCATGGCCGAGCCGATCGCGCGCGCCTTCGAGGTGCGGCGGCTCGCCGAGGTGGCGCTTGCGATCAACAGCCCTGGCGGCTCGCCCGTGCAGTCGAGCCTGATCGCCCAGCGGATCCGCGCGCTCGCCGAAGAGAAGAAGGTGCGTGTGACAAGCTTCGTGCAGGACGTCGGCGCCTCGGGGGGCTATTGGCTCGCCTGCGCGGGCGACGAGATCCTCTGCGACGAGAGCTCGATCCTCGGCTCGATCGGCGTCGTCTCGGCCGGGTTCGGCTTCGCCCGCGCGCTTGCCCGGATCGGCGTCGAGCGGCGCGTCTACACGGCCGGGGCGCGCAAGATGCTGCTCGACCCCTTCGGCCCGGAGCGGGAGGAGGAGGTCGCACGGCTGCGCGCGGTCCAGGCCGACATCCACGAGAGCTTCAAGGCCTGGGTGCGCTCCCGCCGGGGCGACCGTCTCAGGGCATCGGAGGAGGAGCTGTTCTCGGGCGAGTTCTGGACCGGCCGTCGCGCCGTCGCCCTCGGGCTTGCCGACGGCATCGGCGAGCTGCGGGCGACGATGCGGGAGCGTCACGGGGAGAAGGTGCGGTTCGCGGTGTTCGGCGCGCCGCGCCGTCCGTTCTGGACACGTTTGTTTCCAGGGTCGGACAGTCTTGCCCAGGCCGCCGCCGACATCATCGCCGAGCGCGCCGCCTTCGCCCGCTACGGGCTCTGA
- a CDS encoding MFS transporter: MRAATDEPPKPASADAVVIALIGAAHFISHFTILAIPPLFPMIREDLGVSYATLGGAVALLSAVTALGQTPIGVWIDRTGAAPWLAGGTALMGLASIAMGLAPGWWIFIAAALVSGLGNATIHPADYAILSGSVSQNRMGRAFSLHTASGYAGFAAAPAVAIGLEALVGWRGALIVVGLLCLPVAAALLWFAPALRSERARREGAASSPVTVLTARPILLLFAFMTLLAMGGSGVQTFLVTVLPLVHGVSVPAAATALTAWLLGSTAGTLAGGWLADRTSRHAATVGVMLVGCAALVASLGLLPMGALGLVATAAIAGVMLGVLMPARDMLVRKAAPPGTAGQVFGFVSAGLPLGQAIVPAPLGALIDLGLPGLSLVASALCLAGAVLAAGTAQAARDAAAPAR, from the coding sequence ATGCGCGCCGCGACCGACGAGCCGCCGAAGCCAGCCTCGGCCGATGCCGTGGTGATCGCGCTGATCGGCGCGGCGCACTTCATCAGCCACTTCACCATTCTCGCGATCCCGCCGCTCTTCCCGATGATCCGGGAGGACCTCGGCGTCTCCTATGCGACGCTTGGCGGCGCGGTCGCGCTGCTCTCCGCCGTCACCGCTCTCGGGCAGACGCCGATCGGCGTCTGGATCGACCGAACCGGCGCGGCGCCGTGGCTCGCCGGCGGCACCGCGCTGATGGGGCTTGCGAGCATCGCCATGGGCCTGGCGCCGGGCTGGTGGATCTTCATCGCCGCCGCCCTCGTCTCCGGGCTCGGCAATGCGACCATCCACCCGGCCGACTACGCGATCCTCTCGGGCTCCGTGAGCCAGAACCGCATGGGGCGGGCCTTCTCGCTGCACACGGCTTCGGGCTATGCCGGGTTCGCGGCAGCGCCTGCGGTTGCGATCGGCCTCGAGGCGCTGGTCGGCTGGCGTGGGGCGCTGATCGTGGTCGGGCTGCTTTGCCTGCCCGTGGCGGCGGCGCTTCTATGGTTCGCGCCGGCCCTCAGGAGCGAGAGGGCGCGCCGGGAGGGCGCGGCAAGCAGCCCCGTCACCGTGCTCACGGCACGGCCGATCCTGCTCCTGTTCGCCTTCATGACGCTTCTCGCCATGGGCGGCTCCGGCGTGCAGACCTTCCTCGTCACGGTCCTGCCGCTCGTGCACGGGGTGAGCGTGCCGGCCGCTGCGACGGCGCTGACCGCCTGGCTTCTGGGCAGCACCGCAGGAACGCTCGCGGGCGGCTGGCTCGCCGACCGCACGAGCCGCCACGCCGCGACGGTCGGGGTGATGCTCGTCGGCTGTGCGGCGCTCGTCGCCTCGCTCGGCCTCCTGCCGATGGGGGCGCTCGGGCTGGTTGCCACTGCGGCGATCGCCGGCGTGATGCTCGGCGTGCTGATGCCCGCGCGCGACATGCTGGTGCGCAAGGCCGCCCCCCCGGGAACTGCGGGCCAGGTGTTCGGCTTCGTCTCGGCCGGGCTGCCGCTCGGCCAGGCGATCGTCCCCGCCCCGCTCGGCGCGCTCATCGATCTCGGCCTGCCCGGGCTGAGCCTCGTCGCCTCCGCCCTCTGCCTTGCCGGGGCCGTGCTCGCGGCCGGAACGGCGCAGGCCGCGCGCGACGCCGCCGCACCAGCACGCTGA
- a CDS encoding CoA-binding protein codes for MPTRRRTTRRVPLQGAIGYRPTMHDGNDDATIRRILSTARRIALVGASAKPDRPSHRVMLWLLARGWEVVPVNPLLAGEAIAGHTVFPSLADVLGRIDLVDIFRRSEEAGAVVDEAIARGARAVWMQLGVVDPAAAARARSAGLDVVMDRCPAIEGPRLGVLGPLR; via the coding sequence ATGCCGACGCGGCGCCGGACGACAAGGCGAGTTCCGCTCCAGGGCGCGATCGGCTACAGGCCGACCATGCACGACGGCAACGACGACGCCACCATCCGCCGCATCCTCTCGACCGCGCGGCGGATCGCGCTCGTCGGCGCCTCGGCGAAGCCCGACCGCCCCTCGCACCGGGTCATGCTCTGGCTGCTTGCCCGCGGCTGGGAGGTCGTTCCCGTCAATCCCCTTCTCGCGGGCGAGGCGATCGCAGGCCACACCGTCTTCCCCTCGCTCGCCGACGTGCTGGGGCGGATCGACCTCGTCGACATCTTCCGACGCAGCGAGGAGGCAGGGGCGGTTGTGGACGAGGCGATCGCGCGCGGCGCACGCGCGGTGTGGATGCAGCTCGGCGTGGTCGATCCTGCCGCCGCCGCCCGCGCCCGCTCAGCCGGCCTCGACGTGGTGATGGACCGCTGCCCAGCGATCGAAGGGCCACGCCTCGGCGTCCTCGGCCCGCTCCGATGA
- a CDS encoding glycine--tRNA ligase subunit alpha, with product MPAGASPVREPPASFQEVILRLSEFWARQGCVILQPYDMEMGAGTFHPATTLRALGPRPWRAAYVQPSRRPSDGRYGENPNRLQHYYQFQVILKPSPEDTQGLYLRSLAELGIDPLLHDIRFVEDDWESPTLGAWGLGWEVWCDGMEVTQFTYFQQVGGIACEVPSAELTYGLERLAMYILGVENVFELPFNRPDAATPLTYGDVFLRAEREFSAHNFEHADTDVLLRHFEDAERECARLLAAGLALPAYDQCIKASHRFNLLDARGVISVAERAAYIARVRALAKACCEAWLAGERAA from the coding sequence ATGCCAGCCGGAGCGTCTCCCGTGCGCGAGCCGCCGGCGAGCTTCCAGGAGGTGATCCTCCGCCTCTCCGAGTTCTGGGCGCGGCAGGGCTGCGTGATCCTGCAACCCTATGACATGGAAATGGGTGCGGGCACCTTCCACCCGGCGACGACTCTGCGCGCGCTCGGGCCCCGGCCCTGGCGCGCGGCCTATGTCCAGCCCTCGCGCCGGCCCTCGGATGGGCGCTACGGCGAGAACCCCAACCGTCTGCAGCACTACTACCAGTTCCAGGTGATCCTGAAGCCGTCGCCCGAGGACACCCAGGGCCTCTATCTCCGCAGCCTCGCCGAGCTCGGCATCGACCCGCTCCTGCACGACATACGCTTCGTCGAGGACGACTGGGAGAGCCCGACCCTCGGCGCCTGGGGCCTTGGGTGGGAGGTCTGGTGCGACGGCATGGAGGTGACGCAGTTCACCTATTTCCAGCAGGTGGGCGGCATCGCCTGCGAGGTGCCCTCGGCCGAGCTCACCTACGGGCTCGAGCGCCTTGCGATGTACATCCTCGGCGTCGAGAACGTGTTCGAGCTGCCGTTCAACCGCCCCGATGCCGCCACGCCGCTGACATATGGCGACGTTTTCCTGCGCGCCGAACGCGAGTTCAGCGCCCACAACTTCGAGCATGCCGACACGGATGTGCTCTTGCGCCACTTCGAGGACGCCGAGCGGGAATGCGCGCGGCTCCTTGCTGCGGGGCTCGCGCTTCCGGCCTACGACCAATGCATCAAGGCGTCGCACCGGTTCAACCTGCTCGATGCGCGTGGGGTGATCTCGGTGGCAGAACGGGCGGCCTACATCGCCCGGGTGCGGGCGCTCGCGAAGGCCTGCTGCGAGGCTTGGCTCGCCGGGGAGCGTGCGGCATGA
- the ppsA gene encoding phosphoenolpyruvate synthase, which produces MPNTLPDHPVLWFDEVGAADVARVGGKNASLGEMIRSLSAAGVAVPPGFATTAAAFRDYVAANGIGPRLAERLEAFHAGRASLAETGAAIRRLFLDGQFPEATARAIADAYRRLGERVGTPEPAVAVRSSATAEDLPTASFAGQQETFLNVVGARALLEACRHCFASLYTDRAISYRELQGFAHEKVALSVGVQVMVRADRGAAGIMFTLDTESGFPGVVVISANWGLGEPIVQGAVNPDRYLVFKPPLADPAKTPILDKRCGEKRVKMVLAEGGSARTATVETTARERNRFVLDDAEILTLARWGVAIERHYGRPMDIEWAKDGVTGALAIVQARPETVHSARSGATLKTWRLKGKGRVLLRGAAVGEAIASGPARLVRDPAASEDFPEGAVLVAEATDPDWVPLMKKAAAIVTDQGGATSHAAIVSRELGLPAVVGTGAATTTLADGEIVTVSCAEGDEGRVYQGAIPFEATELDLGAIPRTRTALMLNIATPASALRAWRLPAKGVGLARMEFIISAVVRAHPMALLHFDTLTDRSAKAEIARLARGWPDKAAYFVSTLARGVARIAAPFHPKPVIVRLSDFKSNEYAHLVGGAAFEPEEENPMLGLRGAARYYSARYREGFALECRAMRMAREEIGLDNIILMVPFCRTPAEADRVLALMAEEGLRRGEGGLQIYMMCEIPSNVILAEEFAKRFDGFSIGSNDLTQLVLGVDRDSAELRGLFDERDPAVKAMIADVIRRAHKAGVKVGLCGEAPSNHPDFAAFLVDCGIDSISLNPDGFVAAAQAVAEAEARQGGGAGAAASLQSP; this is translated from the coding sequence ATGCCCAATACGCTGCCTGATCACCCCGTGCTCTGGTTCGATGAGGTCGGTGCTGCCGACGTCGCTCGCGTCGGCGGTAAGAACGCCTCGCTTGGCGAGATGATTCGGTCCCTCTCCGCCGCCGGGGTAGCGGTGCCGCCTGGCTTCGCCACCACCGCTGCGGCGTTCCGCGACTATGTCGCCGCCAACGGAATCGGGCCACGCCTTGCCGAACGGCTCGAGGCCTTCCACGCGGGCCGGGCGAGCCTTGCCGAGACCGGCGCGGCGATACGCCGTCTGTTCCTTGACGGCCAGTTCCCCGAGGCCACCGCTCGCGCGATCGCCGACGCCTATCGCCGGCTCGGCGAACGGGTGGGCACGCCCGAGCCCGCCGTCGCCGTCCGCTCCTCCGCCACCGCAGAGGACCTGCCCACCGCTTCCTTCGCCGGCCAGCAGGAGACCTTCCTCAACGTCGTCGGCGCCCGCGCCCTGCTCGAGGCCTGCCGGCACTGCTTCGCCTCTCTCTACACCGATCGCGCCATCAGCTACCGCGAGCTTCAGGGCTTCGCGCACGAGAAGGTGGCGCTCTCGGTCGGCGTGCAGGTGATGGTCCGGGCCGATCGCGGGGCCGCAGGGATCATGTTCACCCTCGACACGGAGAGCGGCTTCCCGGGCGTCGTCGTGATCTCCGCCAACTGGGGCCTCGGCGAGCCGATCGTTCAGGGGGCGGTGAACCCTGACCGCTATCTCGTCTTCAAGCCGCCGCTCGCCGACCCGGCGAAGACCCCCATCCTCGATAAGCGCTGCGGCGAGAAGCGGGTGAAGATGGTGCTTGCCGAGGGCGGCTCGGCCCGAACCGCGACGGTCGAGACCACCGCACGCGAGCGCAACCGCTTCGTTCTCGACGATGCCGAGATCCTCACCCTCGCCCGCTGGGGGGTGGCGATCGAGCGGCACTACGGGCGGCCGATGGACATCGAGTGGGCGAAGGACGGGGTGACGGGAGCGCTCGCGATCGTCCAGGCGCGGCCGGAGACGGTCCACTCGGCGCGCAGCGGCGCGACGCTGAAGACCTGGCGTCTGAAGGGCAAGGGGCGGGTGCTCCTGCGCGGCGCCGCGGTCGGAGAGGCGATCGCCTCCGGCCCCGCGCGGCTCGTGCGCGACCCGGCGGCGAGCGAGGACTTCCCTGAAGGCGCGGTTCTGGTCGCGGAGGCGACCGACCCGGACTGGGTGCCGCTGATGAAGAAGGCCGCCGCGATCGTGACCGACCAGGGCGGGGCGACAAGCCATGCCGCGATCGTCAGCCGCGAGCTCGGCCTGCCGGCGGTGGTCGGCACCGGGGCGGCGACGACGACGCTCGCGGACGGCGAGATCGTCACCGTCTCCTGCGCCGAAGGCGACGAGGGGCGGGTCTATCAGGGGGCGATCCCCTTCGAGGCGACGGAGCTCGACCTCGGCGCGATCCCCCGCACGCGCACGGCGCTGATGCTGAACATCGCAACCCCCGCCTCGGCCCTGCGCGCCTGGAGGCTGCCCGCGAAGGGGGTGGGGCTCGCGCGGATGGAGTTCATCATCTCCGCCGTAGTGCGCGCCCACCCGATGGCGCTTCTCCATTTCGACACGCTAACGGATCGTTCCGCCAAGGCCGAGATCGCGAGGCTCGCGCGCGGCTGGCCGGACAAGGCCGCGTATTTCGTCTCGACACTCGCGCGCGGAGTCGCGCGCATCGCCGCCCCGTTCCACCCGAAGCCCGTGATCGTCCGCCTCTCCGATTTCAAGAGCAACGAATACGCCCATCTTGTCGGCGGGGCGGCCTTCGAGCCCGAGGAGGAGAACCCGATGCTCGGGCTGCGCGGTGCGGCACGCTACTACTCCGCCCGCTACCGCGAGGGCTTCGCGCTCGAGTGCCGCGCGATGCGGATGGCGCGCGAGGAGATCGGCCTCGACAACATCATCCTGATGGTCCCCTTCTGCCGCACCCCGGCCGAGGCGGACCGCGTGCTCGCGCTGATGGCAGAGGAGGGGCTGAGGCGCGGCGAGGGGGGGCTTCAGATCTACATGATGTGCGAGATCCCCTCGAACGTGATCCTCGCCGAGGAGTTCGCCAAGCGCTTCGACGGGTTCTCGATCGGCTCGAACGACCTCACCCAGCTCGTGCTCGGCGTGGATCGCGACTCGGCGGAGCTGCGCGGGCTGTTCGACGAGCGCGACCCGGCGGTGAAGGCAATGATCGCGGATGTGATCCGGCGCGCCCACAAGGCCGGCGTGAAGGTCGGCCTCTGCGGCGAGGCGCCCTCGAACCACCCGGACTTCGCCGCCTTCCTCGTCGACTGCGGGATCGACTCGATCTCGCTCAACCCAGACGGTTTCGTCGCCGCCGCCCAAGCCGTGGCGGAAGCCGAGGCGCGCCAGGGCGGAGGCGCTGGCGCGGCCGCTTCCCTTCAGAGCCCGTAG